The Rhinoraja longicauda isolate Sanriku21f chromosome 15, sRhiLon1.1, whole genome shotgun sequence genome includes a region encoding these proteins:
- the cmc4 gene encoding cx9C motif-containing protein 4, translating into MPAKDPCQKQACEIQKCLKAQHYQESKCQHVIQDMHECCKIHAKTSVCCSGFLKKKS; encoded by the exons ATGCCTGCCAAAGATCCCTGCCAAAAACAAGCCTGTGAAATACAGAAATGTCTAAAAG CTCAACACTATCAAGAAAGCAAATGTCAACATGTGATCCAAGATATGCATGAGTGCTGTAAGATACATGCAAAAACGTCAGTTTGCTGTTCGGGTTTTTTGAAAAAGAAGAGCTGA
- the brcc3 gene encoding lys-63-specific deubiquitinase gives MAVCGVHLDSDAFLVCLNHALSTEKEEVMGLCIGEVDTSRIVHIHSVIILRRSDKRKDRVEISPEQLSAASTEAERLADMTGHPMRVVGWYHSHPHITVWPSHVDVRTQAMYQMMDQGFVGLIFSCFIEDKNTKTGRVLYTCFQSIQAQKGSEYERIEIPIHVVPHETIGKVCLESAVELPKILCQEEQDAYRRIHSLTHLDPITKIHNGSVFTKNLCSQMSSISGPLLQWLEDRLDQNKQHILELQREKEQLLQELAVLK, from the exons ATGGCGGTGTGCGGGGTCCACCTGGACTCTGATGCTTTCCTCGTCTGTTTGAATCACGCTCTGTCCACGGAAAAAGAAGAAGTGATGGGGCTCTGTATTGGAGAG GTTGACACAAGCAGGATTGTTCACATTCATTCAGTTATTATCCTCCGTCGCTCAGATAAGCGCAAAGACCGAGTGGAAATTTCGCCAGAGCAACTATCTGCAGCCTCTACTGAAGCTGAG AGATTAGCTGATATGACTGGCCACCCAATGAGAGTGGTGGGATGGTATCATTCTCATCCACATATCACCGTATGGCCTTCTCATGTAG ATGTCCGAACTCAGGCCATGTACCAGATGATGGACCAGGGTTTCGTAGGACTTATCTTTTCTTGTTTCATTGAAGACAAGAACACTAAG ACTGGTCGAGTTCTTTACACCTGTTTCCAGTCAATTCAAGCGCAGAAAGGTTCTGA GTATGAACGAATTGAAATCCCTATTCATGTCGTGCCACATGAAACTATTGGCAAAGTATGCCTGGAATCTGCAGTGGAACTTCCAAAAATTCTTTGTCAGGAAGAGCAGGATGCTTATAGAAGAATTCACAG tCTGACACATCTGGATCCAATAACCAAGATTCATAATGGATCAG TTTTCACAAAGAATCTGTGCAGCCAGATGTCATCTATTAGTGGTCCTCTGCTACAGTGGCTGGAGGATCGTTTAGATCAGAACAAACAGCACATCCTGGAACTTCAACGGGAGAAAGAACAACTCCTCCAGGAACTAGCAGTCCTAAAATGA